One region of Oscillatoria salina IIICB1 genomic DNA includes:
- the cas2 gene encoding CRISPR-associated endonuclease Cas2 — protein MTQLWLVCYDVSNDKRRQKLAKLIEQRCQRVQYSVFECPISGDTLEKLLEKRWLKVLNLEEDSLRAYPLDKTAKEQTKVFGSPPPYEPPDYLIL, from the coding sequence ATGACCCAACTATGGCTAGTTTGCTACGACGTGAGTAACGACAAACGTCGCCAAAAATTAGCAAAACTCATCGAACAACGCTGTCAGCGAGTACAATATTCTGTCTTCGAGTGTCCCATATCTGGCGATACCCTAGAGAAACTTCTAGAAAAACGCTGGTTAAAAGTTTTGAACCTAGAAGAAGACAGCCTTCGCGCTTATCCCTTAGACAAAACCGCTAAAGAACAAACCAAAGTTTTCGGTAGTCCACCACCTTACGAACCCCCCGATTATTTGATTTTGTAA